From the genome of Dehalococcoidia bacterium:
ATATACGGCTTTAAGCAATGGGCAATGACATATTTCCATGAATTAGCTTAAGCTGCCAATTTGCTATTATTGAAGATACATTGCGGCTGACGAAAATGAGAGGTCTTTATGAGCGATCAGGAACTCAATCGATGGAAACAAAACACCTATGACCCTGCCAAGGCTAAATTTCCTGAGAGAAAGTCAAGTTTTCTATCAGAGTCTGAAATTCCAATTGAGCCGCTTTACTACGGAGAAAGTCCCGACGAAAAAATAGGGTTCCCAGGCGAATACCCTTATACCCGGGGGGTTCAGCCGTCTATGTACCGAGGTAGGTTCTGGACAATGCGTCAATACGCCGGGTTCTCGACGCCAGAAGACTCCAATTCAAGATATAGGCATCTACTGTCCCAAGGTCAAACTGGCCTTTCTGTGGCGTTTGACCTACCTACCCAGACGGGATACGACGCAGATCATAATATGGCTTATGGAGAAATCGGGAAGGTTGGAGTTCCCGTTTCTACTCTTGCTGATATGGAAATATTGTTTGATGAGATACCTCTCAGTGACGTGACCACATCCATGACGATTAACGCCACCGCACCAATGCTCTTAGCTCTCTACCTTGCAGTAGCACATAAGCAAGGGGTTCCTCATGAAAAAGTGGGAGGCACTACGCAAAATGATATTTTGAAAGAGTATATCGCTAGAGGCACTTACATTTTTCCTCCAAAGCAATCAATGCGCTTAATTACCGATATGTTTTCATACTGCGCTAAAGAAGTTCCTCTTTGGAATACTATAAGTATCAGTGGCTATCATATGCGAGAGGCTGGGGCAACAGCACCTCAAGAGTTAGCTTTCACACTCTCCAATGGAATGGCTTATGTACAAAGCGCGATTGATGCGGGGCTAAATGTTGACGAATTCGCGGATCGGCTTTCTTTCTTTTTCGTCGCGCACAATAATATTTTCGAGGAAGCTGCAAAATTTAGAGCCGCTCGAAGAATGTGGGCCGATATAATGAAAAATCATTTCAAAGCAAAAAATCCAAGATCATGGGTATTAAGATTTCATACTCAAACTGCGGGGGTTACTCTTCAAGCCCAACAACCTGAAGTCAATGTTATTCGAACCACGCTTCAGGCCTTAGCTGCCGTACTTGGTGGGACCCAATCACTGCACGTTAATTCAAAAGATGAAGCTCTTGGACTACCTACAGAAGAGTCAGCCACGCTTGCGCTTCGAACACAACAAGTGTTAGCCAATGAGTCCGGCGTAGCTGATACGATTGACCCTCTGGGGGGGTCCTATTTCGTAGAAAATCTCACCAATACTATCGAGCAACAATCGCGAGAATACATGGAAATAATTAATAAATTGGGCGGAGCAGTTGCAGCAATTGAAAAAGGATTTCAAAAAAAAGCAATCGAAGATTCTGCATACAAGCATCTAAAATTAGTAGAGAGTGGTGAAAGGGTAATTGTTGGAGTTAATGCCTTCACCAATGACTTCGATGAGCAGGTTAAACTACAAGTAATACCTAAAGATGCTGCGGAGCGACAGATAAAGCGTCTGAAACAAGTACGTGAAGAACGCGATAATTCAGCCTGTGAAGCAGCATTGAAGCGATTACAAGATTCTGCACGAAGCACAACAAACGTCATGCCTGCAATACTTGAGTGTGTTCAGGCTTACACCTCTCTTGGTGAAATTTGTGACACGCTAAGGAACGAATTTGGAACATACCGCTCGGAAGCTGCTAATTTGCTTTAGCCTCTGTTGACTATCAAGGTTAAGGTTTTCCGGGGATTGTTGTGCCATTTTACAGTGCTACAATGCGGTTAATAATTCCTGGGAGGAAATTATGCTTTCTGCATTAGATAATGAACGACTCACGCAAGTGGGGCCTGGCACTCCAATGGGTGAATTAATGCGCCGTTACTGGCATCCCTTCGCAGCTGCTACAGAATTAGACGGAAAACCGACTAAGTCCGTGCGTCTTTTGGGTGAAGACCTAGTCGTTTATAAAGATAAATCTGGAACTCTTGGGCTTATTGAGCGATTTTGTCCTCATCGAAGAGTCGATCTTTCGTATGGAATCCCCGAAGAAAATGGACTTAGATGCATGTATCACGGGTGGATGATGGACGAAACCGGGCAGTGCATTGAACAGCCCTTTGAAGAAACAGTAAGGCCTGACGGCAGATTTAAAGAAAAAGTTAAAGTTGCTGGATATCCAGTTCAGGAAATGGGAGGTCTCCTATGGGCATACATGGGTCCGACCCCTGCGCCCTTAATTCCAATGTGGGAACCGTTCACCTACGAAAACGGTTTTTCTGACATAGGGATAGCTGAGCTTCCATGCAATTGGCTGCAATGCCAAGAAAACTCGCATGACCCAGTTCATCTTGAATGGTTACACGGATATTGGGGGGTCCAACAGCAACGTGAAAAGGCCGTAGCCCTAGGTGCAGAGGAAGATTTAAGCCCGATACTGCCACGTAACCACAAAAAAATAGGGTTTACTGAATTTGAACATGGAATAATTAAACGTCGTGTAGTAGAAGGTACAACCGAAGATGATCATGACTGGAAGGTAGGACATCCCGCATTATTCCCAAACATTCTGTTTGTGGGTGACGGGGTTAAATGCAACTTCCAATTCAGAACCCCCGTAGATGACGAAACTACTCTGCACATCACCTGGTTCTTCTACAAGGCAGCTCCAGGTACTACTCTACCTAAGCAGGAAAAAGTTCCGCATTTTATTGTTCCCATATATGACAATGCGGGGAATTTAATCCCGGATTTAGTCAATCATCAAGATTTCGTGGCATGGATAACCCAAGGTTCTAATGCAGATCGAGTGGGTGAAAAACTAGGGGAATCCGATAGAGGGATAATCCTGCTTCGCAAGCAACTCAGCGACCAAATGCAAATTGTCGAAGACGGCGGAGATCCGATGAATGTCATTCGCGATCCCAGTAAAAATAAATGCATTGAATTGCCCTTAGAAAGATGGCCTTCACTCCAAGAAGTGAGCAGGATATCCAAATATTTCACAGCGCAAGCGGGTGAAAGTGATCAACTAAAAGAAGATATCCAGTCAGTTCTCTCAAGCTGGGATCAACATGCCGAAGAAATTATTGCGAGCAATCGCGGATAAGGTTTTCAGAGGAGAAAAAGATGTCTAAAAATGGATTTTTGGTTTTCGACAGTGATATGCACATCATGGAGCCACCAGACCTTTGGCAAAAGTACATTGATGAAAAATACAAAGTGCATGCCCCTATAGGCCTAACATCTGAAAACGTAAGAGACCTAAGGGTTACTTGGCCTGAGGACGGCGATAAAGCCACGCCTGGTGGTATTAATAGATTGGGGCACAATTACGAACGTAATCAAAAACTCTATAAAACTGACTCTGAACGTGGATGGGTTTCCCAAGTACAACTTGAAGCAATGGACACTGAGGGCATTGATGTAGCAGTAATGTTTCCAAGCAGAGGATTAAGTGTGCTTACTCGCCCTAACATGGACACTGAGTTCGCTGCGGCTATAGCAAGGGCATATAACGACTGGATGTACGATTTTTGCTCGCTAGATCCTAACCGTATGTATGGGGCAGGAATGATTTCGGTTTATGACATCGATGACGCCGTCAAAGAAACCAGGCGGGCTGTAAATGAATTGGGCTTTAAAGCAGTTTTTGTTCGATCAAATGTTGTGATCGGAAAGCCATGGCATGATCCGTATTTCGAGCCCTTGTGGAATGTCCTTGAAGAGCTAGATATACCCATCGGGTTTCATGAAGCTACTGGGTCGATGTCTAAACAAGCAGGAGAGCATTTTGACAATTTCATGCTCAGGCGTATCTACTCCCAGCCCTTCGAGCAAATGATGGGTATGGGTAGTTTCATAGGCGGGGGAATATTGGAAAAACATCCTGAACTTAGAGTAGCGTTCTTGGAAGCCAATTGTGCTTGGCTACCATGGCTACTTTGGCGCGTAGAAGAGGCACATGAAAGAGAATTAGATGCTTACATGCCAGAGCTGACAATATCTCCAACTGAGCTGTTTAAAAGGCAATGCTGGGTATCTGTAGAACCTGATGAAGAACCGGCAAAATATGCCATCGACTACGTTGGGAGTGACCAACTTGTATTTTCTACTGATTATCCACATGGTGATTCCCGATACCCAGAGGCAGTTGATGCGTTCATGGAACTCGGGATTTCAGATGAGGACAAGCGAAAAATTTTATGGGACAACTGCGCAAGGTTTTACAAAGTTGAAGCGCCTATGCTTGCTGCACCCAAAGCCTAATCAATATTTTTTAGATACTAAAATAAAAGAAGGCAGCGTTGCTGCCTTCTTTTTGTTTTCCTGGAGGGGAAGACGGGATTTGAACCCGCGACCTTCTCCTTGGCAAGGAGACGCTCTACCCCTGAGCCACTTCCCCAAATACTAAAAACGTGGTGCCGAGGCCCAGACTCGAACTGGGGACACCAGCATTTTCAGTGCTGTGCTCTACCGACTGAGCTACCTCGGCCTGAGGGATTAATGCTACGAAGCAGTTTGTGTACTGTCAAGAAAATAGCAGTCAAACAAAATATGTATTAATTTGGCAAACCTGGTCCAGCTGTTCGCTTTCGGGTCTCCAAGCTAACAAAGGTTTCCGTTTGCCTCACTCCTTCAACAGTACCAACTTTATGATGCAAGAATGAAGCAAGGGCCTCAGAGCTAGCCAGATTTACCCAAATGAAAATGTCATAGCTGCCAGTTGTAATAGCTACATGCTCCGTTTCAGGCAAGTTAACCAACTCATTTGCAACGCCTTCTACACGTGAGGGGTCTACTTGAAGGCCTATAAAGGCGGATGTGTGAAAACCCAATTGCTCAGGTTCAGCCATAGCTAGCACTCTGATAATTCTATCCTCAAGAAGCTTCGAAAGCCTGCGCCTTACAGTCCCTTCGCTGACTTCTAGCTGGCGTGCCATTTCAGCATGTGTCGCCCTACCATCAATTTGCAGGATTTCTATTATCTTTCTATCTAACTCGTCCAGGATGCACCTCTAGGTACGATGAGTTGAACCAAAGCAACCCTATACTGGGCAGGCTTTAAGGTCAAACCATATAAAAGTCACTGTGCCGTGATAGTTTGCCCGCCATCAACTACTAACGCATGCCCCGTTACGTAAGAAGACTCATTCGAAGCCAGAAAAAGTACGCAATATGCAACTTCTTCCGAGAGTCCCAAGCGGTGTAAACCAGCGACGCGCTTTTCACTGGCGATTTTCTGCTCTTCCGTCACTTGACGAGCTCTTGGGGGATATTCTCGAACGCGATTGGTTTCTATTGGCCCAGGGCAAACGCAATTGACTCTGATCTCTGGCCCATAATCAATAGCTAATTGGCGAGTAAGGTTAATTATTCCTGCCTTAGTAGCGCTATATGCAGGATAGTTAGGACTAGCCAAAATACCTAGACTGGATGCGGTACAAACAATATTGCCATGACCCTGTCTCATAAAAATTGGTAGTGCAGCGCGGACTCCATGAAAAATCCCATAAAGATTTAATTGAACAACGTGATCCCATGCTTCCTCAGACATTT
Proteins encoded in this window:
- a CDS encoding methylmalonyl-CoA mutase family protein, which produces MSDQELNRWKQNTYDPAKAKFPERKSSFLSESEIPIEPLYYGESPDEKIGFPGEYPYTRGVQPSMYRGRFWTMRQYAGFSTPEDSNSRYRHLLSQGQTGLSVAFDLPTQTGYDADHNMAYGEIGKVGVPVSTLADMEILFDEIPLSDVTTSMTINATAPMLLALYLAVAHKQGVPHEKVGGTTQNDILKEYIARGTYIFPPKQSMRLITDMFSYCAKEVPLWNTISISGYHMREAGATAPQELAFTLSNGMAYVQSAIDAGLNVDEFADRLSFFFVAHNNIFEEAAKFRAARRMWADIMKNHFKAKNPRSWVLRFHTQTAGVTLQAQQPEVNVIRTTLQALAAVLGGTQSLHVNSKDEALGLPTEESATLALRTQQVLANESGVADTIDPLGGSYFVENLTNTIEQQSREYMEIINKLGGAVAAIEKGFQKKAIEDSAYKHLKLVESGERVIVGVNAFTNDFDEQVKLQVIPKDAAERQIKRLKQVREERDNSACEAALKRLQDSARSTTNVMPAILECVQAYTSLGEICDTLRNEFGTYRSEAANLL
- a CDS encoding aromatic ring-hydroxylating dioxygenase subunit alpha — its product is MLSALDNERLTQVGPGTPMGELMRRYWHPFAAATELDGKPTKSVRLLGEDLVVYKDKSGTLGLIERFCPHRRVDLSYGIPEENGLRCMYHGWMMDETGQCIEQPFEETVRPDGRFKEKVKVAGYPVQEMGGLLWAYMGPTPAPLIPMWEPFTYENGFSDIGIAELPCNWLQCQENSHDPVHLEWLHGYWGVQQQREKAVALGAEEDLSPILPRNHKKIGFTEFEHGIIKRRVVEGTTEDDHDWKVGHPALFPNILFVGDGVKCNFQFRTPVDDETTLHITWFFYKAAPGTTLPKQEKVPHFIVPIYDNAGNLIPDLVNHQDFVAWITQGSNADRVGEKLGESDRGIILLRKQLSDQMQIVEDGGDPMNVIRDPSKNKCIELPLERWPSLQEVSRISKYFTAQAGESDQLKEDIQSVLSSWDQHAEEIIASNRG
- a CDS encoding amidohydrolase, which gives rise to MSKNGFLVFDSDMHIMEPPDLWQKYIDEKYKVHAPIGLTSENVRDLRVTWPEDGDKATPGGINRLGHNYERNQKLYKTDSERGWVSQVQLEAMDTEGIDVAVMFPSRGLSVLTRPNMDTEFAAAIARAYNDWMYDFCSLDPNRMYGAGMISVYDIDDAVKETRRAVNELGFKAVFVRSNVVIGKPWHDPYFEPLWNVLEELDIPIGFHEATGSMSKQAGEHFDNFMLRRIYSQPFEQMMGMGSFIGGGILEKHPELRVAFLEANCAWLPWLLWRVEEAHERELDAYMPELTISPTELFKRQCWVSVEPDEEPAKYAIDYVGSDQLVFSTDYPHGDSRYPEAVDAFMELGISDEDKRKILWDNCARFYKVEAPMLAAPKA
- a CDS encoding Lrp/AsnC family transcriptional regulator; translation: MDGRATHAEMARQLEVSEGTVRRRLSKLLEDRIIRVLAMAEPEQLGFHTSAFIGLQVDPSRVEGVANELVNLPETEHVAITTGSYDIFIWVNLASSEALASFLHHKVGTVEGVRQTETFVSLETRKRTAGPGLPN
- a CDS encoding SDR family oxidoreductase → MADLADEHPRMMAGLGRLHGKVAIVTGADSGIGRATARLFALEGAKVVCVDIAERGNPRIDQLISNDGGEAVFVCEDVSQESGCLAMVKTASEQFGGLDILFLNAGTGVRQKIHEMSEEAWDHVVQLNLYGIFHGVRAALPIFMRQGHGNIVCTASSLGILASPNYPAYSATKAGIINLTRQLAIDYGPEIRVNCVCPGPIETNRVREYPPRARQVTEEQKIASEKRVAGLHRLGLSEEVAYCVLFLASNESSYVTGHALVVDGGQTITAQ